The genomic region ATAGCCGTAGCTTTCTTCACCACCAACCAAATAGTTTTCCTTGCCCAATAGCTTGGTCATTACTTCGCCAATGTATTTGAAACCCGTTAATGTTTCGTAGTATTTTACCTCATGTGCATCCGCTATTGCAGCGAATAGATTAGACGTTACAATGGTTTTTACGATATAGTCGTTTGGTTTCAGTTGGCCTAAAGCCTTTTTAGATGAAAGCACATAATAGGTCAACAAGCTTCCGATCTGGTTTCCATTGATTAATTGAAACGATCCGGATGGTGTTTTGATCGCCACGCCCACACGGTCTGCATCGGGATCTGTTGCCATCACGACATCCGCGTCCAGCTCTTGGCCCTTTTGTTTTGCTTTCGCCATAGCATCGTCTTCCTCCGGATTTGGATAGATCACGGTAGGAAAGTTACCATTCGGTTCGGCTTGCTCCTCTACGATCGTCACATTTTCAAATCCCCATGCTTTCAACATTTTCGGAACAACGGTAATCCCTGTTCCGTGGATTGGAGAATAAACGATTTTCAGATCTTTTTGAGCTTGGACCGCTTCCGGATGAATGCTTAATTTCTTGTTTTCAGCGATATAGATATCATCGAAATCCGCACCAACCAGGGTGATATTTTTTTCTACGCGGTTGAATTTGATGTCGTTGACAGACTGTATAGCATTCACTTCCGTGATTACATTCTTGTCGTGCGGTGCAACCAATTGTCCGCCATCGTTCCAATAGGCTTTGTAACCATTATATTCCTTCGGGTTATGCGATGCTGTTAGCATCACACCGCCCTGGCATTGGAAGTGACGAACGGCAAAGGATAATACCGGCGTTGGTCGTAATTCCTCGAATAAGTAAACATGGATGCCGTTTGCAGAAAACACATCGGCCACTAGGTTTCCGAATGCCTGCGAATTGTTGCGACTATCGTAAGAGAGGGCGACTTTGATGTCTTGATTAGGGAACTGCTTGAGGAGATAGTTTGCTAAGCCCTGCGTCGCTTTTCCGATCGTGTACTTATTCATTCGGTTGGATCCTACGCCCATAATACCGCGCAAACCGCCTGTTCCGAACTCCAATTCTTTGTAGAAGGAGTCTAACAATTCGGTTTCTTCATTATTGTCAACCAGTTTCTGTACCTGTGCTACGGTATCCTGGTCATATTCGTTCGTCAACCATTGGTTGATTCTCGCTTGTGTATCTTTATCTAAATTGCCCATGAGGTCTTGTTGATTTCTTAATAGTAATGTGTTTTTTATGCGTCGCAACCGCCATATGCGCGATCAAGTACTGTGACATACCAAGCCGTACCGAATTGCTTAACATGGAAGATCAAGCTTTCCTCCGGCTGTGCTAATATAACGCGGTAACTGCCGTTTTCCAACTCCTGTATGCGTTTTTTCTGTTGCTCGTTGTATTTAGAAGATTCAAACTCCTCTTCAAATTTTACAATGGTCTGCAGCAGTTGCGTTTTGCTGTAGGAAGTGGTGTCGCTGTAGAATCCAGTTTTATCCCATTTCATTGATCCGCAGTCGTAACTAGGTAATTTTTCAAAGGTCAATACCTGATCGTTCTGAAGCGGCGGGTAAGCGTAATATTCGGGGATCGGCTTTTTGAAATCAAAGGAGTCGATCAATGCGAATGTATCGGCTGCACCTGGACGATAAATGATCGCCATTCCAAGCTCCGGATGCACTAAAGCATTTAATTTTTCATTATCCTGACTGATATAGGCTCGGACAAAGCGCGTAATAACTTCTGATATCTGTTGTACCTCTTCCGGCTGATCGATAGGTTCGCGCACGACGCTGTCTTGTTTTTCTTCGGTTTTCTTGTTGCTATTATTACATGCTGTAAGCAACAACCCGCATACGAAAAAGTATGCTAAGTATTTTTTAATCATTACTTGTTGTTTTTTCTAATCGTCTGTTCAATTGCATCCCACATTTCCGGTTCTACAGCTTCCAATCCGCTCAATTGTCCTGCCCCTTGTAACCATTCGCCGCCATCAATCGTGATGACTTCGCCATTGATATAGGCCGCATAATCAGACACCAAAAAAGCTGCCAAATTAGCGAGTTCCTGATGATCGCCTACTCGTTTTAATGGTACACGGTTTTTGAAATCAAATTTTGCTGCTAAGTCTCCGGGCAATAATCTATCCCAAGCGCCTTTGGTTGGGAAAGGTCCTGGAGCGATTGCATTATGTCGTATTCCGTATTTCCCCCATTCTACCGCCAAGGAACGCGTAAGGGTCAGTACTCCGCCTTTCGCTACGGCGGAAGGCACAACATATCCCGAACCTGTAAAGGCATAGGTGGTAATGATGTTGAGTACGTTTGCCTGTTGTTTCTTTTCGATCCAGTTTTTTCCGAATTCTAGGGTACAGTTTACTGTTCCTTTTAATACAATATCGATAATGGTCGAAAAGGCATTCGGGGACAGGCGTTCGGTCGGCGATATAAAGTTACCCGCTGCGTTGTTTAATAGAACATCGACTTTGCCGAATGCTTTTTCCGCTTGAATACGTAGGTTTTCCACTTCCTCCGGATTGCGAATATCGCATGCGACCGGCAGGACAGCATTACCCGTTTTGCTTTTGATCTCCGCCGCTGCTTCTTCCAATATCGGGAGTTTTCTGCTGCTGATGACTAAATTAGCGCCAAGTTCGGAGAAATAGGTTGCCATTGCTTTGCCTAATCCTGTTCCACCACCCGTAACGACGATGGTTTTCCCTTTTAAGGCATCTTGTTGTAAAGCTCCTTGTACTGCCATTTTATTTCTTTGTCAAATTATCAATAATTGTTTTTAAGATCGAACGCGTCGATGGTGCCCACCATTGCTTCAGGACTTGTTCAATCGCTTCTTCTTTTGTTTGTGCAATGTTTTTCAAAAGGCCTTTGCGTATATTCATCTTGGTTGCACCCCATGCGTTTTTATCAAATTGCATATAGTGTTTTGCTTTTCTTCCTGCTGCGGTTTGGATGCGTTCGAAAGGGACAACCTCGTCGAGCAATCCAACTTCCAGTGCAGCCTGTGGAGATAACAGCTTCCCTTCTAAAAGGAATCGATGGGCATTGGCTTTGCCGATCCAAAAACTATAGAGTTCAAAGATGCTGGAAGGCACGATAATGCCAACAGGAACTTCGTTTAAACCGATAATGAATTCGCCTTCCGCCATAACGCGGTAATCACAACAAATAGCAAGCACGCAACCTCCGGCAGGACTGTGCCCAGTGATGGCAGCGATGCTAGGTTTTGAGAACGCTGCAAGCTGATGCAACAGGTCTATGAACTTTTCCCAGAATGTACGGATTTGTTGTTGATCGTATTGAAAAAGGGTTATTAAGTCGAGTCCAGAAGTGAAGAATCCTTCTTTCCCTTGTAGGACAATTGCTTCTATGCTAGGGTCATCTTGCTGTTGCTGAATCGTCGCAGAGAGTTCTTCAATCATTTCAAGATGCATAGCATTTGATCTGCCACGATCTAATTGGATATAACAGATATGGTCTGTTACTTGTGTCTTCAGGTATGAATGCATACGGACGTATTTATAACATTAATAAGGGTAATTTACAGAAAATATTATCATTTCACTTCAAAATCAACTTGCTTTCTGTATATCCTACCCATTAAATCTATGCCTTCCAACGTTATACGGTAAGTTCCCGGCTCGTCGGAAGTATAGAAGTCAAATTGTGCTTTACCGTTCTCATCAGTAACGAGGCTTGGAGCCCAATGTATGGTGGTCCTTAAGTCTCTTTGGAACCCCGAATCGGAGTCAGGCTCGTAGACCGGCTTGTAAAATTCCTTGATCATGGAAAGCCCTTTCGGTTGAGCGACAATCATGCCGATAGGTTTGGAGTTTCCTGCGAGCCCTCCACCACGCTTCGTGGTTATAATAAGGAGACCATTGGCACCATTGAAGCCATAGATGGAGGTGTAATTTACGTTTCGAAGTACTTCAACCGTTTCCACATCAAAAGGGTTGATCATGGAAAGCATATCAGCCTCCATATACATCCCATCGACGATAAGTTGCATCGGCTCGGTATTGCCTCTTGTCATATAAGCTTGTCCGTTTCGGAATACGACACCTAAAAGACGGCCACCTAGGCAACTTTCCAAATTTGGACAGGGACCTAATTCTTCCGCCGTGATCACCTGATCGGCATTTCCGGGGCCATTTAAATTACTGGAATGCTCTGATGCCTTTGGCCGGGTAGCACGTACCACGACTTCTTCAATCTGAATGGTTTTGTCCATCAATCCTTTATTCTCCAATTCGTTATAGAATGCCTTCGTTGCTAAGAGTTCGTCCTTAAAGACTGCATTGATATCGTTATTGATCAAAGGTTGGTTTTTAAGGGTATTGACAAGGGGCTCCGGGGTTTCAATCAAAGAAATATCCACATACTTTTTATCTTTTTGATTCCTTGCCGATAGGATAAACTTCACGCTATCGGGGAAGATAAGATCGTCGATTTCGAAATAGCCGTCTTCGTTTGCGGTCGTATCGATATAATCCATAAAGTTATGCGTGGATATAAGCTGCACCTTTGCATTGGGTACTGGCGCTTTCCTGCCCATGCGTTTAACATATCCGGATATGCGAATACCTTTCTCGGCTTGGAACTCGGGTTTTTTATTTAAGGAGTCTAATTTTGCCCAGTTAATTTTGCGCCAACCCTGGGTCAATAGGAGCATATCCAAATCTTCGAGTTTATAAGTTCCGTCGCTATTGAAATAATAGGCGGGGCGTTCGATGTAGCCTTTAACATCGCCTTGCAACAGTAAGCTGCTCAGAATACTGGTCTGATCTTCCAATTCGTCTCCAACCTTGAATAAATTAACAACAGACGCCGAAAGGGTTGCAACGCGCATACTGTCGTTTTCTGCACCTACAACAATTTCGCTGAGTACCTTATTTCTAATGCCGTAACTTTTGTTTTCCAGGTTTAGGTTTAGCATCGGAACTTCACTCGTACGCTGGTTAAAGTATGCTCTTTCCAAAATAGGCTGTAGATTATGATCTAATATACTGATCGTAATGACGCCAGTAGGCAGGTCTTTTTGCTCTTTGATGAAGTTGATGTTCTTTTTCTTAGCGGTTTGCTTAGCGATGTAATAGACCTGCCCAAGATGTTGAAAAACGATATAGAGATCTTTGTTGTTGATTTTGTCGTCGGAGAGGTTAACTTGTGTATAGATCTTGTTAAAATTGGTTCCTACGACCATTGCATATCCGCTTTTTTGTGGCTGTGGAAGTGCTATCGTTTTAGAAGTGCCATCACTGAACTTGACCTCTGCGCGATAATTGCTATTGTCCAATAAGAAAAAGCTGCCCGCGGCCAATCCAAGTTCATTGGTAATCAACTTCCCAACGGTGTCATTGGTATTTGTAAAAACGGTTATTGTGGCGGGAATCCCTTTTCCACGAGGATCTGTTGCTTTGAAAGCTATTTTATTAAGCTCGTTAGCCAGGTAGTATCCTCCTTCAGGAAATGCTTGCAGGGCATTTTCAGAAAAGAAAGATTGGCTATTGATATATTTTTTTACGGTTCGCCGGTCTGGTTTTCGAATACTCAGCATGATTCCTTTTCCTCGGTTTTTGTTGTCGACCTTGATCAGGATATTGCCTTCTTCGTTCAGTGTTGCCCGCCCTCGATCTATGCTTTCTGCTTTATCAAAAACCTCATAACGAACCGACGTTTTCGGAAGTAGGCTTCCATCAGCGTTTTCCACTTTGATCTGATAATACGGCGTACCATCTATTGTGACTAAACCCGCTTTGGAAAACAACTCATCGGTTCGAACATTCCCAATTTCAAGGACTTTCTCGAAGAAGTAATCGGAGCTGTCATTTCGCATCCAATTGGTATAGGCTCTCAAACGGTAAGATCCATCGACTAAGGTGTCTGTTAATTCGATTTCTCCTAAGCTGAGCCCGTTGATATTGAGGTGCATTCTAGAGGCTATGATTGTTCCTTTCGGGTCGATTAGATCGACATGGATAAGATTAGAGAGGGTAGAAAGCCTGTTTTCAATATCAATTACCGTATAGGTCTTATACCAAATGGTTTCCCCGGCGCTGTACAAGCTGCGGTCGGTATGCACATGAATCTTCTCCTGTGGATTTTCGGCGGCATATTCCTTTAATCGGCTTTGTAATAAATTGATGTCTTGTGCGAGGGTAGATCCTGTGTGTAAGGATAA from Sphingobacterium sp. BN32 harbors:
- a CDS encoding phospho-sugar mutase, which codes for MGNLDKDTQARINQWLTNEYDQDTVAQVQKLVDNNEETELLDSFYKELEFGTGGLRGIMGVGSNRMNKYTIGKATQGLANYLLKQFPNQDIKVALSYDSRNNSQAFGNLVADVFSANGIHVYLFEELRPTPVLSFAVRHFQCQGGVMLTASHNPKEYNGYKAYWNDGGQLVAPHDKNVITEVNAIQSVNDIKFNRVEKNITLVGADFDDIYIAENKKLSIHPEAVQAQKDLKIVYSPIHGTGITVVPKMLKAWGFENVTIVEEQAEPNGNFPTVIYPNPEEDDAMAKAKQKGQELDADVVMATDPDADRVGVAIKTPSGSFQLINGNQIGSLLTYYVLSSKKALGQLKPNDYIVKTIVTSNLFAAIADAHEVKYYETLTGFKYIGEVMTKLLGKENYLVGGEESYGYLVGDLVRDKDAVNSCAFIAEMCAYFKSQGKSLYDVLIQICLEYGFYKEKLISLTKKGKAGADEIKQMMADLRAELPKTLGGIEVVEVRDYENSEATNMKTGEKSTIDLPKSDVLQFITADGDVISARPSGTEPKIKFYCSVKEKLAFSSEYGQISNRLDDKVEVMMADIIKD
- a CDS encoding SDR family oxidoreductase; the encoded protein is MAVQGALQQDALKGKTIVVTGGGTGLGKAMATYFSELGANLVISSRKLPILEEAAAEIKSKTGNAVLPVACDIRNPEEVENLRIQAEKAFGKVDVLLNNAAGNFISPTERLSPNAFSTIIDIVLKGTVNCTLEFGKNWIEKKQQANVLNIITTYAFTGSGYVVPSAVAKGGVLTLTRSLAVEWGKYGIRHNAIAPGPFPTKGAWDRLLPGDLAAKFDFKNRVPLKRVGDHQELANLAAFLVSDYAAYINGEVITIDGGEWLQGAGQLSGLEAVEPEMWDAIEQTIRKNNK
- a CDS encoding enoyl-CoA hydratase/isomerase family protein; translated protein: MHSYLKTQVTDHICYIQLDRGRSNAMHLEMIEELSATIQQQQDDPSIEAIVLQGKEGFFTSGLDLITLFQYDQQQIRTFWEKFIDLLHQLAAFSKPSIAAITGHSPAGGCVLAICCDYRVMAEGEFIIGLNEVPVGIIVPSSIFELYSFWIGKANAHRFLLEGKLLSPQAALEVGLLDEVVPFERIQTAAGRKAKHYMQFDKNAWGATKMNIRKGLLKNIAQTKEEAIEQVLKQWWAPSTRSILKTIIDNLTKK
- a CDS encoding TonB-dependent receptor plug domain-containing protein; translation: MKHTLYAIALVLLSLHTGSTLAQDINLLQSRLKEYAAENPQEKIHVHTDRSLYSAGETIWYKTYTVIDIENRLSTLSNLIHVDLIDPKGTIIASRMHLNINGLSLGEIELTDTLVDGSYRLRAYTNWMRNDSSDYFFEKVLEIGNVRTDELFSKAGLVTIDGTPYYQIKVENADGSLLPKTSVRYEVFDKAESIDRGRATLNEEGNILIKVDNKNRGKGIMLSIRKPDRRTVKKYINSQSFFSENALQAFPEGGYYLANELNKIAFKATDPRGKGIPATITVFTNTNDTVGKLITNELGLAAGSFFLLDNSNYRAEVKFSDGTSKTIALPQPQKSGYAMVVGTNFNKIYTQVNLSDDKINNKDLYIVFQHLGQVYYIAKQTAKKKNINFIKEQKDLPTGVITISILDHNLQPILERAYFNQRTSEVPMLNLNLENKSYGIRNKVLSEIVVGAENDSMRVATLSASVVNLFKVGDELEDQTSILSSLLLQGDVKGYIERPAYYFNSDGTYKLEDLDMLLLTQGWRKINWAKLDSLNKKPEFQAEKGIRISGYVKRMGRKAPVPNAKVQLISTHNFMDYIDTTANEDGYFEIDDLIFPDSVKFILSARNQKDKKYVDISLIETPEPLVNTLKNQPLINNDINAVFKDELLATKAFYNELENKGLMDKTIQIEEVVVRATRPKASEHSSNLNGPGNADQVITAEELGPCPNLESCLGGRLLGVVFRNGQAYMTRGNTEPMQLIVDGMYMEADMLSMINPFDVETVEVLRNVNYTSIYGFNGANGLLIITTKRGGGLAGNSKPIGMIVAQPKGLSMIKEFYKPVYEPDSDSGFQRDLRTTIHWAPSLVTDENGKAQFDFYTSDEPGTYRITLEGIDLMGRIYRKQVDFEVK